The Sporosarcina sp. ANT_H38 DNA segment ACTTGCGTATAAGAATTCGTTTTCAATAGCTGTAGAGCGTGTGTTACTTGTTTTTTAGTGAATTTTTTTGGTCTACCTTCACGGAAATCAGGATTCTGCTTCGCAATGGCTTTCCCCTCTGCTAATCGTTCAACGATCATATCCCTGTCAAATTCCGCAATGGCTGATAACATTCTTAAAATTAATCTGCCCATTG contains these protein-coding regions:
- a CDS encoding recombinase family protein, whose protein sequence is MGRLILRMLSAIAEFDRDMIVERLAEGKAIAKQNPDFREGRPKKFTKKQVTHALQLLKTNSYTQVEEITGISKSTLIRAKREVTKGGKQ